The following DNA comes from Rosa rugosa chromosome 5, drRosRugo1.1, whole genome shotgun sequence.
TGCCCTTGCTCCCTAAAGTCTAGAACTGGTGGCAGAACCACCAGAATAGGCTGGAAAAGCTCTGAATCGGCCACCAGAAGCTCCAAATCGGTCTGGTTAGCCTCGCTTCGCTAGTCTCGCTAGCGCCTCCTCCTGCTGGCATCAGCGCGCCCCTGTGCCAGCGTTGGCCTCACTTGCCCCTGCGCGTTAGCCTCGCTAGCCCTCTGTTAACCTCGCTTGACTTCAGCCGCCATCTGTTGAGACTTTTAGTCTCGCTTCGATAGCACACTGCGCCCTAGCGCACTGCTGTTAGCCTCGCTCGCCCAGACTGTTAGCCACACTTGCCCTCGATCAGCCTGCACCCCAGCACCGTCAGCCTTGCACGCTAGCCCGCACGCCCAACGCAACGCGCATTAGCCTTGCTAGTGCTAGCAGATAGCCTCGCTAGTGCCCATGCCCAGCACTGCCTATGCCTGATGCCCCCTGCATGCAAGCACGCACAACAGCCTAGCAGATAGCTTTGCTGCCAGACGTGttacgccccgaattttgaataaaaatattcaaaatccgaaacgcgagaacaaacaatcacaagaagacacttagaaaaattttcatttaaattaagcaactaaacaaactgagctcacaatgtcaataccgactcattctttagagtcacatattacatcaccaagtgtttccaaattaaaccgaataacaattcaataagtaaacacacccaccacaactctctacacagcggaagacttaaaactaagagtacccttccccgtccacgctaccgaacgtacacctTAGCTTTGGCGATGATCACTCGATaatctaacctgcacaataaaccctacaccatagaatagtgcaccgggttgaacaaaacaaactcgGTAAACTTTTTaacccgtatgagtaaactcaattaaagtgactcacgtcacacaTGCTtacaatttctcaactcgtgagataattaaagcaataacatttaactccacaaaacacaaccaaacatacaatcacactcggtaaaaattagtaatccctgcatagagaattagttcaggagatcacctaaatcacgcaattcaaatcatagcaattcctgcatataacttagttcaggagattacattaaaacaaacaattcaaaaggcagtaatccctgcatataacttagttcaggagattacattaaaacaaacaattcaaacggcagtaatccctgcatataacttagttcaggagattacattaaaatcaaaccatTCAAATAAAACCGAAATCAACTCCACACTCTAGAAAGAACTCAAGTCCCTCAATggataataaaagaaagaatccacccgaactctcttttaaaaacacgtgtaCTCATGGGTCTCAAGTAACCCAACGCATCACCCCCATGCAGTacaatgacagacagactagagctccaactgtatcgtaacctgcccccttgaccaaggtacaagcatccgataactgaatcgtaacctacCCCCTTGACCAAGGTGCAAGCATCCGATGACTTACAccctaactgtatcgtaacctgcccccttgaccaaggtacaagcatccgataactgtatcgtaacctgcccccttgaTCAAGGAGCAAGCATCCGATGACTTACAccctaactgtatcgtaacctgcccccttgaccaaggtACAACTATCCGataactgtatcgtaacctgcccccttgaccaaggtACAACCATCCGataactgtatcgtaacctaCCCCTTTGACCAAAGTGCAAGCATCCGATGACTTAACAataggttaccactgtaaccatCGGACTTCGGACTACCtggccctcagaacaaaacccCCCCtaacaggttaccactgtaactgTCGGACTTCAGACCACTTGACCCTCAGAACAAAACCTTTTAAGGAAATCCCACACGACTCACAATGTCACATCACAGtttcaattcactctttcaatagtataatcatcaaacatatacatatcacaacgccacaccatccagatatatatattccacgtaaatatatatatacgtagtcattcacgcaggaatgaccactaataccaactatagttttacaaattaactactcgaaaatcattttatatcaaaacatgttttaacttacccagaaccattgtcgatcaagttcatatattttaaaacaaataatttgtttcgaaaatgatttaacaattaaacaagtaattccgagtaataaataaatccattCGTAAAttaaccacgtgagatttactcacctccaaatcctgctgcgtcttctctaacaACCAAGATACaattcacaatcgtccgccaactcaaaccatcaatcacctaaccaaATACGATAATTAACTTAGCGCACAATTCATAAAACGCACTTATACAAAGATCCAGCGGTCGGATCTtcacccatgaccacacaatGTCATCGGAACAATCCTACGATcattatatcaaaactacaagtcgatcggatggcccgatcctcacggatcacaaACCGATCGATCggaatcgatcgaaatcgtaaaattcataactaaatcaatcgatctccaaaaattatgcaTTGTACATTAACATGATCGTATCAACATATAGAACATAAAAATGGGCAGAAACTGCCTTAGAggtccccggaggtggccggaaaaggccGCCAGAGTTAGAGGCAGAGCCGCCATCGACCACTGCCAATGGTGTCGAGGCTAGGCTGCTCCTCTTCGTTTCATCAAGcctaacaactttcataactatcacaaAGCTTGAATCGAAGTAAAAGGGGTCGAAAACCTACCCCGAAAATCGGTGAACTCGGAATTTTCCCAGTTTTCCGGCGAAGCTCCAATCTACTTCTACGCTCTACTACAGCCTAAGTCCGTCTAGGAGCATCATCAGCGTCCTCAGGCGATCCCAGGGTGTCCAACAACTCGAGCCATGGTGGccggagaagagagaaaacatATTAATTGATCAAAATATGATATAGGACTTTTgtagtaaaaaaaataatttaaatgggtattttcaTCAAATTACCCTGCTTTGAATATATGTCATGTGCTATGCAAATGTCAATTTTGAATGAAAGATTAACAGAAGTTAGTGATTGGTatcatttaaaatgaaatcgaaaagttcaggtactggttgtgatcaaaattgaagtttaaGTACCATCGATAAAGAGGATAAGTTCAGTTACCATTTATGATAGTCAAATTAACCTTAATTGCCTCATTGAGTATTATGATAAGACTAAGTAATCAAATTCGAAttatgttgcaacatattctgaCTTTGGTGAAGTTATGATTTAATTAAAGCCCTCAAAAAGCTTATATGAGATTTATTTAAAGAGCTCAAAAAGCTTATATGAGATTTATCAGTATATTtactaaaaaccaaaaacaaaaccaatgcaACCCAAACCCAAATGCAAAATAAGACAAACTTGTTGTCTCTTAAATGGTCAAGTATTTTATAGTGGACATTGACTCAAATGAATATTTATTACTCTGTCTAGCTAGTCTGTTCgatctcattcctaatctctcAACCAACATAAAggtacaatatagatcacttgatgtttatggttaattgttcttatcaattttgttttcgccgattaacatatatcataacagtacattggtcaatgtcttgatctatatcaatcaattgaaattcaattgttcaaagAGAATAATTAAGAAGACACAATTCAGTATTTCATTGCAACATTATTCAAGATTGTAGGaatagaccacaatatttgggttttggggtttcataaatcatttttattgctattagggttccaagtatcccaattaaaaaaataaaaaaattacattcAACAACCATAATGAACATGTTTGGTGTAAAAAAACGTTGATaccataaaagattagagaaaagacaaaaaaaaaaccagaaaagagagatgatggagaGACCAACCTCTTCGCTCTCTACGCGAAGAACTTTGTTAGATTTTCCAAAATTTTTGGTCTGGTGGCTGGAAAATTATTAGAGTCAATTATACATATCATAGATTTATCCTTGATTTTCTAATTctataagtatgaatgatattttaaaaatcctaattgaatacctctagacttttttaaaatcttgattgaaTATCTTTCCAAAATTTTCATGAAACTGCTAAAAGTCTATATTAAATACACCGAAACttttagagtgtgtttggatgagggaaaaaatgatggaatttaattgaaagtgaggatttcataattcctaaaagccaattccctcgtttggcattatcagattggaaattttaaatttctctgtggaaaaaaacgaaggaattcgttatttaaattcctcacttcaatttccaccaaaataggtgtcatttacgaattcctttgcagtattcaatttttatttccaaaaccagacttttttctattttatctttttattttttttaaaactttcttaatttattacacatttcaaatcctcaatagatgcaaccaaacaatagaaaatgcaattaatggaattttagattgatggaattaaagattccatcatttataaattcctacggattttataattttctcatccaaatgcACCGTAAAAGAAATTAACTTAATATTTTAACAGAAGTCAGAGTATAAttcaaggaaaaataaaaaaataaaaaataaaaaataaagggcGAACCGAGAGGGCTGGAAAGTGTGTAAGAAGAAGTGGCACAAAACCCTGAATAATATGGAATGGAATGAAGGGATgaagtgagtgagagagagagagagagaaagaggtgaATGACGATAGCAGCAGGGATCGGTTACGCCTTGTTAGCACTCGGCCCGTctctctcccttttcatctCTGTTATCTCCAAAAAGCCCTTCCTGGTTCTCACCGTCCTTTCCAGGTATTCTTCTCGCCCTTCTACTTTCGATTTAGGGTTCATCGCTACTCCTCTACAATTTTTGGGAAAATCTGAAATTGGAAGATCGAATTCAAACTTGAGGTCAGGAATTCAAATGGgtttgttgttgatttgtgtACAGTACATTGTTATGGCTTGTAAGTCTCATCATGTTGTCGGGACTGTGGAGGCCATTTCTGCCTCTGAAATCATCCGCATGGTGGCCCTATGCCCTCCTCATATTCACCTCAGTTCTCTTTCAAGAAGCCCTTCGGATTCTTTTCTGGAAGGTCTATAAGTAAGTTTAAATCTTTTCGATTCATATATCATGTTTTCTTCTGCCGTTGGCTATTAGCAAGTTTGATTTGATGTAAATCAATGTGTAAGGGAAGCTAAGGTATAGTAAAGAGTCAGTAGTGTAACAAGTTGGGTATTGTAACATCAATTTCTCTAATCATTCTTCGatttaaaacatctattgccacTCGACGGAAGCTAACAGAAACCCTTTATTTAGGTGTTCCGAATGTAAGTTTAATAATTCATTCTTCCTCTCTGGCATTtctatgtaattttttttttccctcaagtTTGTTGTACATAAGATTTGTTCATTTGGTTGGTAAGGTATTCACTTTTCCAAATACGATTATATCTCTAAAGTCTGGGTTACTAAAGTCTGGGTTACTAATTGGTAAAGGTATATAACATCAGTTGCTTTATATATTATCTAGGAAGTTGGAAGATACATTGGATGCATTTGCTGATAGAGTATCTAAACCACGCCTGTATCTGACTGATAAGATGCAAATTGCTCTGGGTAAGGTTTATGAGGTTCTCAGACTTGTATTCATCATATTTCAAATAGGCTACCATTCATTCTATTTCAGCAGTTTGTTATTACAATTCAATTTCTTTCCATGTCGACTCCTAAATCTGGTGGTTCAGAGGGAGGTACTAAGAACCTCTTGTTGAAAGATTAGCTTTGTCTGCCTGCAATAGCACCCTTTGAGATGTTTTGATAAAATACTGTATTGGGCTAGCAATTGCATGTCTTAGTGTTATTCATGCTGATACTTTACCTAATGTAGGCTATATATATGAAATCATTCTATTTTAAATAGTCTAGCAACCAAAGTATTGAACCTTCTAATTTTTCTGGTGATATGTATCCATCTGCGGCATAGTTTCATGGTTTTCCTCTCTTACCATACCTTTAAACTTCAAGAAAGGGATAACTATTTTAATCATCTTTTGCCACAACTAGACATAGCTGTAGCTGATATCTTTTCAATAAATTCTACGCAGCTGGTGGTTTGGGTCATGGCGTGGCACATGCTGTGTTCTTTTGTCTCAGTCTTTTAACACCAGCATTTGGTCCAGGAACTTTTTTTGTCGACAGGTGCTCAAAGATacccttttttcttctttctggtGAGTCAAGCCTTATAGTAGCTTCCATGCATCTATTCAAGGTTGAAATAATTCAATATATGGTACATgaatttaggaaaactgaaatcgAATTCTCTGATGCTTATACAAGTGCTGATTTGGTGGTTCAGAAAAGTTCAGATATTCCGTCACTTTATCTAACATTTCTTTCTTGTATTTTGCAGCTATCATTGCCCTTGCATTTGTTACAATTCACACATTTTCGATGGTCATTGCATTTAATGGATATGCAGAAGGCAATAAAGTGGACCAGATTTTTGTACCTTTAGTTCATCTTGTTGCAGGGATGGTGGTAAGTGTCACTGACCTCATGAGACTGTTGGTGTTTAAATATGTTAAGATATCCTACTGATTGTGAATGTCGGGAAGAATGCCTTATATACTCATGCATGATAAATGTAAAAACAGATTCACAAtagttttactttttatttttatttggtgTACTATTTTTTAGAAATCTTGCTAAAATGCATCTCATTGACCCTTTGACTCTGTTTCTCAGACACTAGTTAATTTTGCATCTGGGGGATGTATTATCGGTATTCCTCTCCTCTACTTTGTCGCTGTGTTAACCTTATTGCATTGTGGGAAGATGGTGTGGAGAAGGTTAACAGAGAACAGACACAGACCGGTCATGTAGAATGCAGTCACTCATCTAACTACACGTGC
Coding sequences within:
- the LOC133712472 gene encoding gamma-secretase subunit APH1-like — translated: MTIAAGIGYALLALGPSLSLFISVISKKPFLVLTVLSSTLLWLVSLIMLSGLWRPFLPLKSSAWWPYALLIFTSVLFQEALRILFWKVYKKLEDTLDAFADRVSKPRLYLTDKMQIALAGGLGHGVAHAVFFCLSLLTPAFGPGTFFVDRCSKIPFFLLSAIIALAFVTIHTFSMVIAFNGYAEGNKVDQIFVPLVHLVAGMVTLVNFASGGCIIGIPLLYFVAVLTLLHCGKMVWRRLTENRHRPVM